AATCCTCTTCCCATGACTCTCTTCACCTAAAACCATGAAGTTCTGATTTGACTGTAATCAGTGAGCAGCATTTCAACCCCAGAAAGTCTGAGTTGCACTGACCCAATGGTCAACAAATGGCAAAGAACCCAAACACTGGGCTGGTGGGACACATTTATTTGCAGTTCTTGGAAGGTCTTTCaacgtacacatatacacccacatcatttatatatacagtatggACAAAAACACTACCATGTGGTTccaaaatacatacaaacataatcGATATTGCACTACATTAAAATCCACGTTTGCGGGACAAATGTGAGTGCTGTGATTCGTCCAAACTCCCAAAACCCATCTGGAATGCCAGAGATTGGTGAGGTTGCTTATAAGAgataaatcaaatttaaaaaaacaaaagcatatttGAAAAGAGCTGTGTTCTGTGATATTGATATAGGTGCCAAAGTTAGTGCTGCCATCACGCAAGTTACCGTACAGACTGCTGCCAGATTTATGCCCTCCACAGCTCCTGAGGTCCTGACATCCTAAGGGAGCCTTGACCAGATCAGTGACAATGTCCCGTTTATCCAAACAGGTCTCAACCCAAGAACGGCGTTCCTGAGCATGTGGCAGACCGTGTAGCGCGCGACGTATCAAGAGGACTCGAATTGAGTGCGGTGAGGAGTTAGAGGGGTTTGTGGACAGGTCAGGGATGCGTGACCCCAGACAGGTCAGGTTCAGGGGTATGTGGTTCCAGACATTTACCTGCCATCTCCAGCGACTATGGAGAACGGCTATTGGTGAGACAAACAGCTTCTCTACATCTGAATCTAGAGGTGAATCCCCCAGCGAGCCCGTGGGACTGTGTGGGTCTGACAAAACTTCAACTCTTCTACTTAAAATATGTCAAGAAtgaaagtgtaagtgtgtgtgtgtgtgtgtgtgtgtgtgtgtgtgtgtgtgtgtgtgtgtgtgtgtgtgtgtgtgtgtgtggtacatttTGTATCATTCCCAATGTGACAATCTTCCTTTAAATATCTGACCGGTGGCACTGCCGTGTATCCAGTGTGGGAATGAACCATTCCAGGGAGTCCCATTCCCAAACTGATCAATCCCAACCTGATAGCCATCATCTTAAAATTCCCAAGAGGTCATTCCCATTCCGATGAGTTTGTAGGCACCACCAGGCTCTATGGATAGAATTGCAACATTGGGGCCCTCTAAAATTCCCCAGTGTACTCTTGTCATGCAAAGGTGATTTCTATTGAACCAGTTAACCATGATTCTGATTTGGGAACATCTTTATGcttgtattcacacacacacccacacacacacacacacacacacacacacacacacaccccaatgaCCTTCAGATCCACCAAGCTCATTACTCTTATTGAGGCACaaaagtgtgtatatgtgtgagataTGGGAAGAGGTCTTATCTGATTCCTCAGAACCTCTacccatcaccccccccccccccccacacacacacacagaaagagagaattccCCCAGGACAAGCACCCCCAGCCAAGCCAAGCCTCTGTCTTTACCCACCCATTACATTCCCcaacatgttcacacacacacacacacacacacacacacacacatgaacacttacataaacacacacaaaaacacaaacacacacacacacatacacacatgaatacacataggaacacacacaagaacacacccacacccacccattcacacacatgaacacttgcaaacacaaacaaacaaacaaacaaacaaacaaacagtttaaaTCCCTGATTGAGGTCCCACTGCTTTTACTTCCTGATGATGTAAGAACTGAAGCTCTAGTTTAAGCCTTGTGCCAGTGACGTGAgagtaacagtgtgtgtgtatgtgtgtgtgtatgtgtgagtaacagatatacatacagagctctctgtgtgtgtgtgtgtgtgtgtgtgtatgtggtaggGGAAATACAAAACTATAAAAATCTGTATAAATTACAGCTAAATATGTCATACAATAAAAACTGTTCTACAATACAACTTGAGCGTGTTTGTTGACATGCAAGGGACATGTGCAGacgcatgtatatgtgtgtgtgtgtggggggggggttgtgtgtgtgtgtttgtgcctgggtttgtgtgttgtgtgtgtgttgtgggtgtgtgtgtgtgtgtgtgtgtgtgtgtatgtatatgtgtgtggggggggcgggggtgtgtttgtgtgtgtgtgtgtgtttgtgcgtgggtttgtgtgtgggtgtgggtgggtgggtgtgtgtatgtagatgtgtatatgtgtgtgtgtgtgggtgtgggtgtgtctgccttTGCTGACTCACTGTAACAGATTAAATTAGACAGGTATTTCAGCTGCAATCATCCTGTGTCCTGTCCATCATGGGCAGATTTAATTGTCCTGCTTAATTAATAATTGCGTTTATCGCGGGGACATCAGCTGTTGGGCAGGAGGAAGGCTTGTCAGGGTAATCAGGAGCTTAGATTATACaccagaggagggagaggatgcTTTTAGCCATCAAGGTTATCAGAGTCCCTGCCACGCAGGCCACTCGTTCTCTACCTCTCCTGTTGTCCATCTCGCTTTCTATCTgtccatctcactctcttttcatccgtccccctgtctctctcttcctctccccatctctgtccctggtcgctctctctctctctctttgccttctATCTCTGTTTCAtacttctctttcactctcttagCCCGTTGCTCTGTCTATTTGTTCTTGTACACAAAGGACAGCTGGTCCAAAAcactcatctctttctctttctgtttctctctctctctctctctctctctctctctctcacacacacacacacacacacacacacacacaccccttcaacTGGTTTACTTCACCCCAAGTCAGAACAGATCTGCTGCGCCTGTTAGTTTTAGTCTAAACAGGTACCAATTGAGATTGATCTATTGATGCTTATTGGCTCAGCCAGAAATACTAACACAATTACCTTTAGCCCAACTCATTCCTGCTGTGCGTCCATCTTCATCAACACAAGGCCTGAGGGGACATATGACtgctgcataaacacacactctctcactccacctctccattctttctttggctttctttcctttctcccAATCCTACAATCTCttcatctccctctttctctctttgttgcCCTATGCCACACTACTCCACCGCccttcacccccacccaacATCTCTCTGGGGCATTGTAGTAACGGTTAGCTGTCCCAGTGCACCACTGCAGTAGTCTGTTGCAAATCTGGAgtgtgtatacatttaaaattcattcAAACCCACCAATAACAGCAGTGCTTCCAGCCAACTCAAAcaatgcatctctctctctcgctctctctctctcacacacacacacacacacacacacagacacacacacacacacagacacacacacacacacacatacatatttttgGTTTCTTCAGTGATTTATGTGTAAAACCACTGATTTCGAAGAATCACCCACAGAAAAAGTGatcaataacaaaaaagacTATATGGGGAATTCAGAAACCACATAACGTTGGTCATCTTCAGGCTCAATGCTGCACCTgcgctgtttgtgtttaatgtctTGAAATCAAAGCCAAATCATTTCAGTGGAGATTGGAGACAGAGGTAGTGACTCCACACAAGGCCGCGCGCGCGTGGGGCCGTTGTGTTCGCAGCTGAGTTTGTTCCACGCAGCCTTGAAAGGGACGCTTACACCTTCAGGCCCAAGACCCAGTCCTGGAGGACGAGAAGAGCATGTCCACGGAAAGAAAAGTCCTCTGCAgaaaaagaacgagagagagagagagagtgagaaatggaACAAGGGGAGAGAAGACAAAGGGAGGGAAAGTgcagggaagagaaaaaaaaggagaaagaaaagaacatgtATAAAAGAAAGAAGGACAGAGTCCCCAGGGGCCTTGAGCGGAAGGCCAAGGCATCCCAGGCATTTGGAGTGGTTTGGATGTAGGTCTCTGGGGGGCTGGGTGCAGGTCTCTGGGGGGTTGGGTGCAGGTCTCTGGGGGGTTGGGTGGAGGTCTCTGGGGGGTTGGGTGCAGGTCTCTGGGGGGCTGGGTGCAGGTCTCTGGGGGGCTGGGTGCAGGTCTCTGGGGGGTTGGGTGGAGGTCTCTGGGGGGTTGGGTGCAGGTCTCTGGGGGGCTGGGTGCAGGTCTCTGGGGGGTTGGGTGCAGGTCTCTGGGGGATTGGGTGTAGGTCTCTGGGGGGGTTGGGTGCAGGTCTCTGGGGGTTTGGCTGCAGGTCTCTGGGGGGGTTGGGTGCAGGTCTCTGGGGGTTTGGCTGCAGGTCTCTGGGGGGGTTGGGTGTAGGTCTCTGGGGGGTTGGATGTAGGTCTCTGGGGGGTTGGGTGCAGGTCTCTGGGGGGTTGGGTGCAGGTCTCTGGGGGATTGGGTGCAGGTCTCTGGGGGGTTGGGTGTAGGTCTCTGGGGGTTTGGGTGCAGGTCTCTGGGAGTTTGGGTGTAGGTCTCTGGGGGATTGGGTGTAGGTGTCTGGGGGTTTGGGTGTAGACTGTTTTGAGGCAGTGCTGCGTAACCCAACTCTCCCCAACTCTGGTGCGCACGACTGTCGAAGTGAGACCCACTCACGGCGTTCGCCTGCCCTAGCAGCCCTGACTCAGCGAGACTACGGCCATTAACAGACGAGCTGATTCagaagcatgtgtgtctgaTCAGCGAAAAGCTAAACACGCCAATCAAATTCCACGACTCTCCACAACCACATTCATGACTTCGATTGTCTCTGGGCTGCTGGTTCTCGCCTCCGGCACCCACGATGTGGCCTCATCACTTCTGTCACTGCTCTGGGGGGGTTCCGTGAGAGGACTTCCATCCTACTCTCCCTAAATCCCTTACTGTAGCTTGAAAATTCCCCGGCGCATGGTACGGCAGCACGCAGGGATAAGTCAGGAGCATCAGGGAGGTCCTGTGCTGCTGCCGTAGGGACGGAGACGGATTGTAGGATGAAGTTAAAAGGAGGCTCTggaagatgggggggggggggggggggggtgctgctTTATTTAAATGTCTCCTGCAAAGATCAAATATGGCTGCAGTTCGTGCCGCTGCTCCATTCTTCATTCTTCTTCCCTACGTCTGTCTTCCACTTTCcgtccctccctccatccctctctccatccccatCCAGCGCCTCACGCTCTGTCCTTTAATCTGTTTCCTGCTCTCATTTCTTTGCTCCCTTCActtgtccctctctccctctctctctctctctctctctctctctctctctctctgtgggtccCTCTTTCTGGTCCTAAGCCGTTCTGTACCTccctgtgccctgtgtcttgcACGCTCCTTATCTCTGCGTATAGTGATAAACTCACCGAAGCGTGAACGTCTTCACTGTGCGGCTAATTTAGGCTGCCCACTGTTCACGCAGCCACGCTATTAAGTCTGCTGTGATCAGGGCCGTGTGCCGGGGATGCAGATTAGgaaagtgtgcgtgcgtgcgtgtgtgtgcatgtgtgtgcatgtgcatgtgtgtgtgcgtgcatgtgtgtgtatgctcttgtgtgcgtgtgtatgtgtgtgtgtgtgtgtgtgtgtgtgtgtgtgtgcgtgcatgcagttttgttctatttttgctGATgtacaaaaacccaaaacaaaacaccaccaaaaaaTGGATGTGAGGTCTCCAAACTCAAAACTAGTCACCACTTTCACAGGACTAGCAAGAGGACACACACCCATAGAACAGGACCTGTGTCTTACACACATCATTATGCTTTACaccttacattttctttttaagtgGCGATTGCAGAAGAAGAcccataagtgtgtgtgtaaagcattGCAGTTTATGTGTGTTTCTCCACATCTCTGCCAGTGtggacctggctgtgtgacggATGGACGGTCTCCAGCTCCATGGACTTACTGGTGGAAACGAGAAGGCAAATCAGACTGAATGGGTCCATGTGAGAGATGCAGCTGATAATGACACAGCGTCATTTACACAGTGCCTAACTGTACTTGGACCCCGCccactgtcccctgtccccCCGCCCCCGtacatgcacgaacacacacacacgtgcacacacacacacatacacacacacacgtacatgcacgaacacacacacacatgtgcacacacacacacacacacgtacatgcacgcacacacacgtgcacacacacacacacacgtacatgcacgcacacacacacacacatgtgcacacacacacacacacacgtacatgcacgcacacacacacgtgcacacacacacacacgtacatgcacgcgcacacacacacgtgcacacacacacacacgtacatgcacgcacacacacacatgtgcacacacacacacgtacatgcacgcacacacacacacttgtgcacacacacacgtacatgcacgcacacacacacgtgcacacacacacacacacacctacttgcacgcacacacacacgtgcacacacacacacacacacgtacacacagacacacacacaaacacgcacacacaggcacacgtacacacacacacacacaaagacacgcacacacaggcacacgtacacacacacacacgcacacacacacacacgtacatggaAATCACAGAAATCGGATCGTGTTTTGAAGGACGCTTTGAAAGAAGATTAGATTTTACAGTTGCAAGTTCTGCCCCAATCATGCATCCAGCTCCCCTTTACACTCTCACatacatccctctctctctttctctctcacacatccctctctctctcacatccctctctctttctctttctttccctctctccttctcatccCCCCTTTCacgtctctctcactccctctctctttctctctctctctctctctctctctctctctctctctctctctctcatggtctTCAGGGCCGGCTGGGTGTAGAGTGGTAAGACCCCCATGTCCTGTCCCAGGGCTCATCCGCTGGGCTGCTTTAATCCGGTTACTTGAGGGTTGCGGATGCTTCCTGTCTTGGCTCAACAGGCCTGCttaaatgaggttttttttttgcttgccccAGGGATCAAAGTGTAATGGACCTTATTAACTGTTTGCGTGTGCGTCCGTGTGGGCGTCAGTGGgtatacatgtacatgtatgagCGGGTGTATGaaaatacatgtgtatatgtgtatatatgcatgcagAATACGTACAATAGATACAGAACATACACAGGTAGCCAAGGGTCAAAGAGCATTAagtcatacatcatacacacatttacaca
The Electrophorus electricus isolate fEleEle1 chromosome 20, fEleEle1.pri, whole genome shotgun sequence genome window above contains:
- the LOC118240386 gene encoding extensin-like; translated protein: MELETVHPSHSQSCAPELGRVGLRSTASKQSTPKPPDTYTQSPRDLHPNSQRPAPKPPETYTQPPRDLHPIPQRPAPNPPETCTQPPRDLHPTPQRPTPNPPRDLQPNPQRPAPNPPRDLQPNPQRPAPNPPRDLHPIPQRPAPNPPETCTQPPRDLHPTPQRPPPNPPETCTQPPRDLHPAPQRPAPNPPETSTQPPRDLHPTPQRPAPSPPETYIQTTPNAWDALAFRSRTGSWA